A segment of the Pseudochaenichthys georgianus unplaced genomic scaffold, fPseGeo1.2 scaffold_1928_arrow_ctg1, whole genome shotgun sequence genome:
TTTTTGTTTCTGTTCACACTGAACACTGCATTGTGCTAGCTACGATATAAACTCCACGTTAACAAAGCAACTTGTTAAGAAAGGTTCATATTAATCATGAAGTCAAGTCTCTGTTCTATTAAAGATATTCTCCAGTCTGCAGTCACATGCTATGCTAGCTGCTTGTAGCTGATGTAATGCTAACTGTTAGctggggcggactgggactaaaaaccagcccgggactctcgaccggtccacttcggtaccgctaggaaattgtcaacggggggagggggtgctagtgacgtatccgaccggcccacctcGGTACCGAAAGttaataccgctagtaaattgtcaacgggggggtgctagtgacttatccgaccggcccacatcagtaccggcccatcgggattcgtcccgatgggcAGCCCGCCACCGGCAGCTACCATAACGATTTGATATATgtcaaatgtgtgttttgtaaAGTAATGGGTTAACTGAACATAAGTTAGCCTTTAATACAGAGGCTCATGACATAGGCCTACTTATGCTAGTTGTATTGACACAATGCAAGCATGTGGTGTGTATCCTTTAATAATGCACACAGGCTTTACAATGATTAGAAAATAATGTTTATTATTGCAAAGGGAAAATAGAATAATGTAGCGTTAGTCTTCTCACGTGCAAGTGTGAAGTGTTTTATGCAACCGACCACATTTTATGGTATTTGTTGGCCACCAAATATGTCTTTCCCTTCTACATTAAAGTTTGATATTAGGTTTTACATCTCTTTTTCTGTTGCTGACCGGATAACTCCTCACCACGGGGGATTAAAGCCGTTACTCATGGGCAGCTGGCATTCAGGTCAGAATGCTAATCTGCTCTTTTCAGATTTAAATCGCAGTTTTTTGTTGATTCAACACTTCTTTTAGGCACACATCTTCTTTGAGGTCTCTTAACACATCGACTCCTCATTATTATAGGAAAACATGGTTATGTTTCTCAAGTAACATAACAAGTATAACTGTGGTATCAGTATTGCACTGTGTTCAATATATAGAATGAATGGTTGTAATGCTTTATTACAATACTAGTCCACGTAAACCCAGGTTTGTAAATCATGTTCAGTGTGAAGCAGCGCCACAGATTCTTGCCCTTCGCTCTAAATAATGTGATTTTACAAGGAAATGCATCACATTACATTCCCAATGGAACAAAAGGCATCGTGTTTAGACATAACACTGAAGGAAAAATGGGTTTTAAGGAGAAGTATTTACCAGGCCCATCACTTCAGATTTATTTTACCCTGAAAGAAATGAACACAGAAACACCGTCTCCTGTTTTCACATAATTACACAGGCTGTTGCTTACGATAAAAacgaaataaaaaaacacatccctCAAAGAACAAACATGCACTTTAGCTCGGTGAAACTTCTGCGTGGGGAACTCCTGGATGAGGTGTTCAAACTGGATCTGTCGTGTAACGGAGCTCCTGTCCCTCAGATTCAGTTCAGTAAAAGCGTCGTGATCTGCAGAGGGTCCATGGCTGTGATTGGAGGAGGAACACCTGCTTTTTTTCTTCCCACAATGCACCAGGAAGCTGGTGGCATCTCCTTCTCACTTCAGAAAAAAATTCAGCTTGTCCCTTAAATGTTTTCACAGCAGTCCCCACCGACCAATCGTAAGACATCaaggtaaaaaaacaaaacgaatGCTGGGTTTCCCGTCTGTACGAACCCATCATAAGTCCTCCGACAACACGTTTGACACGACAATGATTCGTAATGTTCGAACTCTCACCTTCCACGTTAGAAAAGTGGTTAGGAAGTATCCCGCAGATCTTTGGCCTTAATCAGGATGGTGTTGACGTCGGAGATGGGGTAATCCTGGGGAGACATCAGGGGAAATCAAGAGTGAATCCAGTTCTGAAACATCGTGTCTGATCATGAAGCTTTGGGGGTTTTCGCTTCGCGGTGCCTCACCTGCAGGAGCCTCATGTTCACCGTGAAGTCTCCAGCCAGTAAGCTATCTCTGATGAGTCTGTGGcggcagagatggcaaaaggacacacatcctttactcaagtagaagtacagatactcgtgtttacaaattgaaattgagcaTGGAGAGGAGGCTTACATTAACATGGCGCAGCAgaccaggaggaggaggtggaatcTGTCCTGGTCGGAGAACAACGTGTCCCAGATCCGGATGACGTCGGGCAGGAGGAACTCCTGAGACAGCAGCAAGGTCAACCAGCGGAAAGTGAAGTACTGAGGTTTGATGTTCTGCTCCtcctggggggggggagagagggcaaaagtactttactcaaggagaagttcagatacttgtgtttaaaaatactctggtgaaagtagaagtactgactaaacttctttactcaagtgaaagtaaagaggctttgaagtgtacttcagtaaaaagtacccatagctagcagctgttttaaagagtacctgacctccctttatatcaatagaacaataatgtcattgttagctaatgaatgtttccatgacaacatttccattggtccctcttctttagagaagaccaggaagtgatggatacacggatcgtgttcaaatcaataggcaatgactctaaagaataatgaccacgcaccaacacacattcagactaaaggaaccagctgtttgggaaatgagagaagtagaaagtacaagtatttgagttcaacatgagagaagtagaaagtacaggtatttgtgttcaacatgtaagaagtagaaagtacaggtatttgagttcaacatgagagaagtagaaagtacaggtatttgagttcaacatgtgagaagtagaaagtacaggtatttgagttcaacgtgtaagaagtagaaagtacaggtatttgagttcaacatgtgagaagtagaaagtacaggtatttgagttcaacatgtgagaagtagaaagtacaggtatttgagttcaacgtgtaagaagtagaaagtacaggtatttgagttcaacatgtaagaagtcgtcagaaaaaaagtagtggagtaaagtactgataccagaaacatgtacttaagtaacgaactatttgtactccactacttcccacctctgaggGAACCCACAGAGAGAACATGTTCAGGAGCAGGAAGTAGGAATGTTTACCAGCTTGAGGTAGAGCtccaggtctctctctcgcagcATGGAGTACACGCTCTCCATCTTGTACGTGATGCCGCACTGAGAGTCGTCCAGGCTCTTGATGAAGTTGTCTCTGTTCTCTGACATCAGGTTGGTGAAACAGAAGAACGTATCTGCTTCAGCGTGCTCTGAGAAATATAGAGTACAGGACTCACAAATCTACACGTCAGAAATGTAACACATCGACTGCGTTTCTATACACCGAAtgaatgtatatgtatatgtgtgtatgtatatgtatgtatgctgaTGTATGTGGGTATGTATGCATATATAggtgtatgtgtatatgtatgtatgtatgtgtatgtacatgtttgtatatatacgtgtgtgtgtgtgtgtgtgtgtgtgtgtgtgtgtgtgtgtgtgtgtgtgtgtgtgtgtgtgtgtgtgtgtgtgtgtgtgtgtgtgtgtgtgtgtgtgtgtgtgtgtgtagatacaTGTGTAGATAtttgtcattaaaaaaaaaacctgtgtactttttcgtttttttttattttactatttttatTCGGTATTCAATTTGTCATTTTCGGGTCTCTAAAAATATATGATTTGCAAAACTgtacttttaatataatgtgaccacaaataaagaaagaaatgtaACAAACAAACACTGCGACACCACTTATGTGCAATATGTACCGAGTTAAAATGATTATTATTACCGCCTGCCTTCTTAGTATGACAATATTAATACTGTAACAAGAATCTGTATttaactgtgcaatatataaTTGTATCTCTTACCTAGCTTCTACCACGCAACATAAGTGTATTATATCTCCCGGTTAACATCAATACCGGCAATCTACTTATTTATCTAAATAGTTATCACCGTAATAAACCGTATTTAATTTTGTCTTAATGTACATTATctaatttcatattctgttctcgtacatatcatattctatttacatgtatatagacttgttgcactattttgtattttattctatatgttggaggagctcaggtcagaaggaTCTCATCATTCTACACTGAAGCTTTTGTGCATATGATGataaaacatttgaattgaacGGCGAGATGTCACCGACCTTTCCACTGGCTGTTGGGGTCCGTGGCGAAGGTGTAGTAGATCGGCCCAACGACCTCATTCATGCCTTGCACGTAGGCGATGCCCGGGTTGAGTTTAGCGTAAATGAAGAGGATTCTCTCCACCACCTCCCAGTGAGCCTCGCTCCCGCTGGGCAGCACCTCGTACTCGTTAGAGGGGTAAAGGTTCAAGGACTTCCCTGGAGAGCTGACCTGAGGAGCACAGAGAGGTTACAGAGAGGGCTGAGTGGAGTACacgcatcctttcctcaagtagaagtacagatactcgagtttaaaaatactctggtgaaagtacaagtactgactaaacttcttaactcaagtcaaagtaaagaggctttgaaatgtatttgggttcaacatgtgagaagtagaaagtacaggtatttgtgttcaagatgtaagaagtagaaagtacaggtatttgagttcaacatgagagaagtagaaagtacaggtatttgagttcaacatgagagaagtagaaagtacaggtatttgagttcaacatgtgagaagtagaaagtacaggtatttgagttcaacatgagagaagtagaaagtacaggtatttgagttcaacatgagagaagtagaaagtacaggtatttgagttcaacatgtgagaagtagaaagtacaggtatttgagttcaacatgagagaagtagaaagtacaggtatttgagttcaacatgtaagaagtagaaagtacaggtatttgagttcaacatgtaagaagtagaaagtacaggtatttgggttcaacatgtaagaagtagaaagtacaggtatttgagttcaacatgagagaagtagaaagtacaggtatttgagttcaacatgagagaagtagaaagtacaggtatttgagttcaacatgtaagaagtagaaagtacaggtatttgagttcaacatgagagaagtagaaagtacaggtatttgagttcaacatgtaagaagtagaaagtacaggtatttgtgttcaacatgtgagaagtagaaagtacaggtatttgagttcaacatgtaagaagtagaaagtacaggtatttgtgttcaacatgtgagaagtagaaagtacaggtatttgagttcaacatgagagaagtagaaagtacaggtatttgagttcaacatgtaagaagtagaaagtacaggtatttgtgttcaacatgtgagaagtagaaagtacaggtatttgagttcaacatgtaagaagtagaaagtacaggtatttgtgttcaacatgtgagaagtagaaagtacaggtatttgagttcaaaatgtaagaagtcaaagtaaaaagtggtcagaaaaataagtagtggagaaaagtactgat
Coding sequences within it:
- the tbc1d13 gene encoding LOW QUALITY PROTEIN: TBC1 domain family member 13 (The sequence of the model RefSeq protein was modified relative to this genomic sequence to represent the inferred CDS: deleted 1 base in 1 codon); translation: MTLTAYKNRIQEFKVALSEDNINLKTLRELCFSGIPFEGGIRALVGKSFSTILPLDQTLWESFLKKQRQVYTQFLREMIIQPGIAKANMGLSREDVTMEDHPLNPNPDSRWNNYFKDNEILLQIDKDVRRLYPDMAFFQRPTQYPCQLILDPQNDYETLRRRVEQTTLKSQTVNRNRSGVTNVSSPGKSLNLYPSNEYEVLPSGSEAHWEVVERILFIYAKLNPGIAYVQGMNEVVGPIYYTFATDPNSQWKEHAEADTFFCFTNLMSENRDNFIKSLDDSQCGITYKMESVYSMLRERDLELYLKLEEQNIKPQYFTFRWLTLLLSQEFLLPDVIRIWDTLFSDQDRFHLLLLVCCAMLILIRDSLLAGDFTVNMRLLQDYPISDVNTILIKAKDLRDTS